The Amycolatopsis sp. 195334CR genome window below encodes:
- a CDS encoding cation diffusion facilitator family transporter — MAASGGTKAILAALFANAGIATAKFVGFLITGSSSMLAESVHSVADTSNQGLLLLGQKTSQRKATKEHPFGYGRDRYFYSFIVALMLFTLGAAFALYEGIHKLQEPEDLKSPIVAVVILVVAIGLETYSFYTAIVESKKIKGDASWWGFIRQSRTPELPVVLLEDAGALFGLVLALLGVGLSTITGDPVFDALGTICIGLLLGVIAIILIIEMKSLLIGEGATETELRTIEDELAAGKVERVIHIRTQYIGPDELLVAAKLALRPGLETAEVAQAIDDAEQRVRAKVPSARLIYLEPDLDRNLAERR, encoded by the coding sequence GTGGCAGCAAGCGGCGGGACCAAGGCGATTCTGGCGGCGTTGTTCGCCAACGCCGGGATCGCTACGGCGAAGTTCGTCGGATTCCTGATCACCGGTTCGTCGTCGATGCTGGCCGAGTCGGTGCACTCGGTCGCCGACACCTCGAACCAGGGCCTGCTGCTGCTCGGGCAGAAGACCTCCCAGCGCAAGGCCACCAAGGAGCACCCGTTCGGCTACGGCCGCGACCGGTACTTCTACTCCTTCATCGTGGCGCTGATGCTGTTCACCCTCGGCGCCGCCTTCGCGCTCTACGAGGGCATCCACAAGCTGCAGGAACCCGAGGACCTCAAGTCGCCGATCGTGGCGGTGGTGATCCTGGTGGTGGCGATCGGGCTGGAGACCTACAGCTTCTACACCGCGATCGTCGAGTCGAAGAAGATCAAGGGCGACGCCTCCTGGTGGGGCTTCATCCGCCAGTCGCGCACCCCGGAGCTGCCGGTGGTGCTGCTGGAGGACGCGGGCGCGCTGTTCGGCCTGGTGCTCGCGCTGCTCGGCGTCGGGCTGTCCACCATCACCGGTGACCCGGTCTTCGACGCGCTCGGCACCATCTGCATCGGCCTGCTGCTCGGCGTCATCGCGATCATCCTGATCATCGAGATGAAGAGCCTGCTGATCGGCGAGGGCGCCACCGAGACCGAACTGCGCACCATCGAGGACGAGCTGGCCGCGGGCAAGGTCGAGCGGGTCATCCACATCCGCACCCAGTACATCGGCCCGGACGAGCTGCTGGTCGCCGCGAAGCTGGCGCTGCGGCCCGGCCTGGAGACCGCCGAGGTGGCGCAGGCCATCGACGACGCGGAGCAGCGGGTGCGGGCGAAGGTGCCGTCGGCCCGGCTGATCTACCTCGAGCCCGATCTCGACCGAAACCTCGCCGAACGGCGCTGA
- a CDS encoding helix-turn-helix transcriptional regulator: protein MTNPLGQFLRARRAQAKPEDAGLAPGPRRRVSGLRREEVALLAGVSTDYYIRLEQGRERNPSAQVLDALAQALDLDEELAAHLHRVARPLPARRPAGDRVSENLLRSMAAWPDTPAVVLGPYLNVLAHNALGGALFAGHRYSDDLLRLVFLDPDGRAFYPDWEKVAVNTVGALRAAATDQDDPRLIEVVGELSVKSAEFRKLWARHDIRQKTGETKRFRHPLVGALTLSYESLTVNSAPGQQLVIYQADADSQTAEALQLLGSLAATDD from the coding sequence ATGACGAATCCGCTGGGGCAGTTCCTGCGGGCCCGCCGCGCGCAGGCCAAGCCGGAGGACGCCGGACTGGCGCCGGGCCCGCGCCGCCGGGTGAGCGGGCTCCGCCGCGAGGAGGTCGCGCTGCTGGCCGGGGTCAGCACCGACTACTACATCCGGCTGGAGCAGGGGCGCGAGCGGAACCCGTCGGCGCAGGTGCTCGACGCGCTGGCGCAGGCGCTCGACCTGGACGAGGAACTCGCCGCGCACCTGCACCGCGTCGCGCGGCCGTTGCCCGCCCGCCGCCCGGCCGGTGATCGCGTCAGCGAGAACCTGTTGCGCAGCATGGCCGCCTGGCCGGACACCCCGGCCGTGGTGCTCGGGCCGTACCTGAACGTGCTCGCGCACAACGCACTCGGTGGCGCGTTGTTCGCCGGGCACCGGTACAGCGACGACCTGCTGCGCCTGGTTTTCCTGGATCCCGACGGGCGCGCGTTCTACCCGGACTGGGAGAAGGTGGCGGTGAACACCGTCGGCGCGCTGCGCGCGGCGGCGACCGACCAGGACGACCCTCGGTTGATCGAGGTGGTCGGGGAGTTGTCGGTGAAGAGCGCGGAGTTCCGCAAGCTGTGGGCCCGGCACGACATCCGGCAGAAGACGGGCGAGACCAAGCGGTTCCGGCACCCGCTGGTCGGCGCGCTGACGCTGAGCTACGAGAGCCTGACGGTGAACAGCGCCCCGGGGCAGCAGCTGGTGATCTACCAGGCGGACGCGGACAGCCAGACCGCCGAAGCACTGCAACTCCTCGGCAGCCTGGCCGCCACCGACGACTGA
- a CDS encoding glycoside hydrolase family 3 C-terminal domain-containing protein: protein MIAAPWKAAEEVPMQITELVRKLDLDTKAALLSGQDVWTLPPVAGIGLASLVMSDGPVGVRGVHWTADDPAVTLPSPTALAATWDPALAERAGGLLAQEARRKDVHVLLAPTVNLHRTPVGGRHFECYSEDPLLTGTIGAGFVRGVQSGGVACAVKHFVANDSETDRFTVDVRADERTLRELYLAPFEQIVAEARPWAVMAAYNSVNGALMTENSLLCNGVLRGEWGFDGIVVSDWLAARHTTRGANGGLDVAMPGPKTVFGKRLAQAVHAGEVEESTVDTMVARVLLLASRVGALDGFPQPVAPSSVDGPAVAREVAHRSFVLLRNENSLLPLRKPRRIAVLGQAATEARILGGGSATVFPSSVVSPLEGLRTGAPDGVEITHAVGADPRTTLRPALDGFLLEAVVRDDEQRELGRYPLGEGSVDWIGELPRGLSASRIGTVAITGTFVPSVSGTHLLSFTGSGDLRFTVGERVLFDGRHLPDGEDLVTAIMSTKEARFELDFTAGDAVEVELVYQPPALPEEDEGFAWISFGLGHAAPGASKDELLDEAAALAADAEVAVVVVATTPEVETEGVDRTSLELPGRQDELVARVAAVNPNTVVVVNAGSPVEMPWTADVGAVLLTWFPGQAGGSALADVLFGDEEPGGRLPTTWPARMADSPVLRVRPEDGVLPYEEGVFVGYRAWERSGGTPAYWFGHGLGYTTWSYDSAAVEPGGVRVGVTNSGDRPGREVVQVYLGSSDVDRPARWLAGFAVVTAGPGESAEVVVPLPERAFRTWTPDGWEVRPGEYSVEIGHALDDIRLRTATHR, encoded by the coding sequence GTGATCGCCGCACCCTGGAAGGCAGCCGAGGAGGTGCCGATGCAGATCACCGAACTGGTGCGGAAGCTGGACCTGGACACCAAGGCCGCGCTGCTGTCCGGGCAGGACGTGTGGACCCTGCCGCCGGTGGCCGGGATCGGGCTCGCCTCGCTGGTCATGTCGGACGGGCCGGTGGGCGTGCGCGGGGTGCACTGGACCGCCGACGACCCCGCGGTGACACTGCCCAGCCCGACCGCGCTCGCCGCCACCTGGGACCCGGCGCTGGCCGAGCGCGCCGGCGGCCTGCTCGCCCAGGAGGCCCGGCGCAAGGACGTGCACGTCCTGCTCGCGCCCACGGTCAACCTGCACCGGACACCGGTGGGTGGCAGGCATTTCGAGTGCTACTCCGAGGATCCGCTGCTCACCGGGACGATCGGCGCCGGGTTCGTCCGCGGCGTCCAGTCGGGCGGGGTCGCCTGCGCGGTGAAGCACTTCGTGGCCAACGACTCGGAGACCGATCGCTTCACCGTGGACGTGCGCGCGGACGAGCGCACCCTGCGCGAACTGTACCTGGCGCCGTTCGAGCAGATCGTCGCCGAGGCGCGGCCGTGGGCGGTGATGGCCGCCTACAACAGCGTCAACGGCGCCCTGATGACCGAGAACAGCTTGCTGTGCAACGGGGTCCTGCGCGGCGAATGGGGGTTCGACGGGATCGTGGTGTCGGACTGGCTGGCCGCCAGGCACACCACGCGCGGCGCGAACGGCGGGCTCGACGTGGCCATGCCGGGCCCGAAGACGGTGTTCGGCAAGCGGCTGGCGCAGGCCGTGCACGCGGGCGAGGTCGAAGAATCCACAGTGGACACCATGGTGGCCAGGGTGTTGCTGCTGGCGAGCCGGGTGGGTGCGCTGGACGGGTTCCCGCAACCCGTTGCACCCTCCTCAGTAGACGGCCCGGCGGTGGCCCGCGAGGTGGCGCACCGCTCGTTCGTCCTGTTGCGCAACGAGAATTCCTTGCTGCCGTTGCGGAAACCACGTCGGATCGCGGTGCTCGGCCAGGCGGCCACCGAAGCCAGGATTCTCGGCGGTGGCAGCGCGACGGTGTTCCCGTCCTCGGTGGTTTCGCCGTTGGAAGGGTTGCGCACGGGAGCTCCGGACGGCGTCGAGATCACCCACGCCGTGGGCGCGGACCCGCGCACCACGCTCCGGCCCGCGCTCGACGGATTCCTGCTGGAGGCGGTCGTCCGCGACGACGAGCAACGCGAACTGGGCCGGTACCCGCTCGGCGAGGGCTCGGTCGACTGGATCGGCGAGCTGCCGCGCGGGCTCAGCGCGAGCCGGATCGGCACGGTCGCGATCACCGGCACGTTCGTGCCCTCGGTGTCCGGCACGCACCTGCTGAGCTTCACCGGCAGCGGTGACCTGCGCTTCACCGTGGGCGAGCGGGTCCTGTTCGACGGGCGGCACCTGCCCGACGGCGAGGACCTGGTCACCGCGATCATGTCGACCAAGGAGGCGCGGTTCGAACTGGACTTCACCGCGGGCGACGCGGTCGAGGTCGAACTGGTCTACCAACCGCCCGCCCTACCGGAAGAAGACGAGGGATTCGCCTGGATTTCCTTCGGGCTCGGGCACGCGGCGCCGGGAGCGAGCAAGGACGAACTGCTCGACGAAGCCGCCGCGCTCGCCGCCGACGCGGAGGTCGCGGTGGTCGTCGTGGCGACGACGCCCGAAGTGGAGACCGAAGGCGTGGATCGGACTTCGCTGGAACTGCCGGGCAGGCAGGACGAACTGGTGGCGCGGGTCGCGGCGGTCAACCCGAACACGGTCGTGGTGGTGAACGCCGGTTCACCGGTGGAGATGCCGTGGACCGCCGACGTGGGCGCGGTGCTGCTCACCTGGTTCCCGGGGCAGGCTGGCGGGAGCGCGCTGGCGGACGTGCTGTTCGGCGACGAGGAGCCCGGCGGCAGGTTGCCGACCACCTGGCCCGCGCGGATGGCGGACAGCCCGGTGCTGCGGGTGCGCCCGGAGGACGGCGTTCTTCCTTATGAGGAAGGGGTTTTTGTCGGCTACCGGGCATGGGAGCGGTCGGGCGGCACGCCGGCGTACTGGTTCGGGCACGGGCTCGGGTACACCACGTGGTCCTACGATTCGGCGGCCGTCGAGCCGGGTGGCGTGCGGGTCGGGGTGACGAACTCGGGTGACCGGCCGGGGCGGGAGGTGGTGCAGGTGTACCTCGGTTCGTCCGATGTGGATCGTCCGGCGCGGTGGCTGGCCGGGTTCGCCGTGGTGACGGCGGGGCCTGGGGAGTCGGCGGAGGTGGTGGTTCCGTTGCCGGAGCGGGCTTTCCGCACCTGGACGCCGGATGGGTGGGAAGTGCGGCCCGGGGAGTACTCAGTGGAAATCGGCCACGCCTTGGACGACATCCGGCTGCGCACGGCCACCCACCGCTAA
- the ahcY gene encoding adenosylhomocysteinase: MSSESVAARLQTRNGIDFAVADLALAEFGRKEIRLAEHEMPGLMALRREYAEVYPLRGARVSGSLHMTVQTAVLIETLVALGAEVRWASCNIFSTQDHAAAAVVVGPHGTPEEPKGVPCFAWKGETLEEYWWCTEKMLTWDGEGPNMILDDGGDATMLVHKGSEFEKAGVVPSPDDNDPDEWKVFLGLLKESLATDTGKWTKIGEGVLGVTEETTTGVLRLYQLAAAGELLFPAINVNDAVTKSKFDNRYGIRHSLIDGINRGTDVLIGGKVAVVCGYGDVGKGAAESLAGQGARVIVTEIDPICALQAAMDGYQVKSLESVLPEADIVITTTGNKDVVMVEHMAKMKHQAIVGNIGHFDNELDMAGLARYPGIIRNNIKPQVDEWIFPSGRSIIVLSEGRLLNLGNATGHPSFVMSNSFSNQVIAQIELFTKHEEYDNEVFRLPKKLDEKVAKIHLEALGGELTKLTKEQAEYIDVDVEGPYKPDHYRY; the protein is encoded by the coding sequence ATGTCGTCCGAAAGCGTTGCCGCGCGGCTGCAGACCCGCAACGGGATCGACTTCGCCGTGGCCGATCTCGCACTGGCCGAGTTCGGCCGCAAGGAGATCCGCCTCGCCGAACACGAAATGCCCGGCCTGATGGCGCTCCGGCGCGAGTACGCGGAGGTCTACCCGCTGCGCGGCGCCAGGGTCTCCGGTTCGCTGCACATGACCGTGCAGACCGCGGTGCTGATCGAGACGCTGGTCGCGCTCGGTGCCGAGGTGCGGTGGGCCTCGTGCAACATCTTCTCCACCCAGGACCACGCGGCCGCCGCGGTGGTGGTCGGCCCGCACGGCACCCCCGAGGAGCCGAAGGGCGTGCCCTGCTTCGCCTGGAAGGGCGAGACGCTCGAGGAGTACTGGTGGTGCACCGAGAAGATGCTCACCTGGGACGGCGAGGGCCCGAACATGATCCTCGACGACGGTGGCGACGCGACCATGTTGGTGCACAAGGGATCCGAGTTCGAGAAGGCCGGTGTGGTGCCGTCGCCGGACGACAACGACCCCGACGAGTGGAAGGTTTTCCTCGGCCTGCTCAAGGAATCCCTGGCCACCGACACCGGCAAGTGGACCAAGATCGGTGAGGGCGTGCTCGGGGTCACCGAGGAGACCACCACCGGTGTGCTGCGGCTCTACCAGCTCGCCGCCGCGGGTGAGCTGCTGTTCCCGGCGATCAACGTCAACGACGCGGTGACCAAGTCGAAGTTCGACAACCGCTACGGCATCCGCCACTCGCTCATCGACGGCATCAACCGCGGCACCGACGTGCTGATCGGCGGCAAGGTCGCGGTCGTCTGCGGGTACGGCGACGTGGGCAAGGGCGCCGCGGAATCCCTGGCGGGCCAGGGCGCGCGGGTGATCGTCACCGAGATCGACCCGATCTGCGCGCTGCAGGCGGCGATGGACGGTTACCAGGTCAAGTCGCTGGAGTCGGTGCTGCCCGAGGCGGACATCGTGATCACCACCACCGGCAACAAGGACGTGGTGATGGTCGAGCACATGGCGAAGATGAAGCACCAGGCCATCGTCGGCAACATCGGCCACTTCGACAACGAGCTCGACATGGCCGGCCTCGCGCGGTACCCGGGCATCATCCGCAACAACATCAAGCCGCAGGTCGACGAGTGGATCTTCCCCTCGGGCCGGTCGATCATCGTGCTGAGCGAGGGTCGCCTGCTGAACCTGGGCAACGCCACCGGGCACCCGTCGTTCGTGATGTCGAACAGCTTCTCCAACCAGGTGATCGCGCAGATCGAGCTGTTCACCAAGCACGAGGAGTACGACAACGAGGTCTTCCGGCTGCCGAAGAAGCTCGACGAGAAGGTCGCGAAGATCCACCTCGAAGCCCTCGGCGGCGAGCTGACCAAGCTCACCAAGGAGCAGGCCGAGTACATCGACGTGGACGTCGAAGGCCCGTACAAGCCGGACCACTACCGCTACTGA
- a CDS encoding TetR/AcrR family transcriptional regulator has protein sequence MTRAARRRDEIVRAAFDVIAERGYQRASLAAVAERVGLTQQGLMHYFPSKEHLLAAVLAARDEWDLLRMESRGDLSRLRLAQVADLVEYNQGRRAIAQAYTVLSADSVTEAHPAHDYFVRRYHVLRRQMALLLEQQGIDLPAELPAERLAPLLVAVLDGLQLQWLLAPDEVDMSESFRDFLHLLGADG, from the coding sequence ATGACGAGGGCCGCCCGCCGCCGCGACGAGATCGTCCGCGCGGCGTTCGACGTGATCGCCGAACGCGGGTACCAGCGGGCGTCGCTGGCCGCGGTGGCCGAGCGCGTCGGCCTGACCCAGCAGGGCCTGATGCACTACTTCCCGAGCAAGGAACACCTGCTCGCGGCCGTGCTGGCGGCCCGGGACGAGTGGGACCTGCTGCGGATGGAGAGCCGCGGCGACCTGTCCCGGCTGCGGCTGGCCCAGGTGGCCGACCTGGTCGAGTACAACCAGGGCCGCCGCGCCATCGCCCAGGCGTACACCGTGCTGTCCGCGGATTCGGTGACCGAGGCGCATCCCGCGCACGACTACTTCGTCCGCCGCTACCACGTGCTGCGGCGGCAGATGGCGTTGCTGCTGGAGCAGCAGGGCATCGACCTGCCCGCGGAACTGCCCGCCGAGCGGCTGGCCCCGCTGCTGGTCGCGGTGCTCGACGGCCTCCAGTTGCAGTGGCTGCTCGCGCCGGACGAAGTGGACATGTCGGAAAGCTTTCGCGACTTCCTGCACCTACTGGGCGCGGACGGGTGA
- a CDS encoding APC family permease: protein MPGTGLWRTKSVEQSIADTDDPDTKLRRNLSAWDLTVFGVAVVIGAGIFTLTARTAGDLAGPSVSVAFVLAAIACALAALCYAEFASTVPVAGSAYTFSYATFGEFMAWIIGWDLVLELAVGAAAVSKGWSVYLETVLGYIFGEGARTTFDLGGMTVDWGALILVLALATVLTLGTKLSSRVSMVITGIKVAVVLFVVVLGFFYVKGSNYSPFVPPSQPGGEGQTGVEQSLFSALLGGEGSSFGAFGLLAGASLVFFAFIGFDIVATTAEETKNPQKSVPRGIFGSLGIVTVLYVAVSLVIVGMVNYTELSTGTKADGSPDRKTLASAFSANGVDWAANIISVGALAGLTTVVMVLMLGQIRVIYAMSRDGLMPRPLAKTGSRGTPKNATLVVGLLVAVAATFFPADKLEEMVNVGTLFAFILVSAGVIVLRKTRPDLPRAFRVPWVPVIPIAAIIACLWLMLNLTVLTWLRFLAWMALGVVVYFAYSRRHSLLGKKIKEDGATATPLPVDGADPKK, encoded by the coding sequence TTGCCCGGCACGGGTTTGTGGCGCACGAAGTCGGTGGAGCAGTCCATCGCGGACACCGACGATCCGGACACGAAGCTGCGGAGAAACCTCAGCGCCTGGGACCTCACGGTCTTCGGCGTGGCGGTGGTGATCGGCGCGGGGATCTTCACCCTCACCGCGCGCACGGCGGGTGACCTCGCCGGTCCCTCGGTGTCGGTGGCCTTCGTGCTCGCCGCGATCGCGTGCGCGCTGGCCGCGCTCTGCTACGCGGAGTTCGCCTCGACGGTGCCGGTGGCGGGGAGCGCGTACACCTTTTCCTACGCCACCTTCGGCGAGTTCATGGCCTGGATCATCGGCTGGGACCTGGTGCTGGAGCTGGCGGTCGGCGCGGCCGCGGTGTCCAAGGGCTGGTCGGTCTACCTGGAGACGGTGCTCGGCTACATCTTCGGTGAGGGCGCCAGGACCACCTTCGACCTCGGCGGCATGACCGTGGACTGGGGCGCGCTGATCCTGGTGCTCGCCCTGGCCACCGTGCTGACGCTGGGCACGAAGCTGTCCTCGCGGGTGTCGATGGTGATCACCGGCATCAAGGTCGCCGTGGTGCTCTTCGTGGTGGTGCTCGGGTTCTTCTACGTCAAGGGCTCGAACTACTCGCCGTTCGTCCCGCCGTCCCAGCCGGGTGGCGAGGGGCAGACCGGGGTCGAGCAGTCGCTGTTCTCCGCGCTGCTCGGCGGTGAGGGCAGCAGCTTCGGCGCGTTCGGCCTGCTGGCCGGTGCCTCGCTGGTGTTCTTCGCGTTCATCGGGTTCGACATCGTGGCCACCACCGCGGAGGAGACGAAGAACCCGCAGAAGTCGGTGCCGCGCGGCATCTTCGGCTCGCTGGGCATCGTCACCGTGCTGTACGTGGCGGTTTCGCTGGTGATCGTCGGCATGGTCAACTACACCGAACTGTCCACCGGCACCAAGGCGGACGGCAGCCCCGACCGGAAGACGCTGGCGTCGGCGTTCTCCGCGAACGGCGTCGACTGGGCGGCGAACATCATCTCGGTGGGTGCGCTGGCCGGGCTGACCACCGTGGTGATGGTGCTGATGCTGGGCCAGATCCGGGTCATCTACGCGATGTCGCGCGACGGGCTGATGCCGCGCCCGCTGGCCAAGACCGGCAGCCGCGGCACACCGAAGAACGCCACCCTGGTGGTCGGCCTGCTGGTCGCGGTGGCGGCCACCTTCTTCCCGGCGGACAAGCTGGAGGAGATGGTGAACGTGGGCACGCTGTTCGCGTTCATCCTGGTCTCGGCGGGTGTGATCGTGCTGCGGAAGACCCGGCCGGACCTGCCGCGCGCGTTCCGCGTCCCGTGGGTCCCGGTGATCCCGATCGCGGCGATCATCGCCTGCCTGTGGCTGATGCTGAACCTGACCGTGCTGACCTGGCTGCGGTTCCTGGCCTGGATGGCGCTGGGCGTGGTGGTGTACTTCGCCTACAGCCGGCGCCATTCCCTGCTGGGCAAGAAGATCAAGGAAGACGGCGCGACGGCTACGCCGTTGCCGGTGGACGGCGCCGACCCGAAGAAGTAG